Proteins found in one Actinokineospora alba genomic segment:
- a CDS encoding wax ester/triacylglycerol synthase domain-containing protein, with amino-acid sequence MPPTTPLSGLDVAFLSLERASTPMHVGAVAVFRPRTPVDPDEVARLLADRIDAMPKLRKRVRSTLFPPGGAEWASTPDFRAADQISVYRLPEELDLLDAYASSWVERPLDLSRPPWDLHVVAGLPHGEFAVLFKLHHALTDGAGAVEIAAGLLDGLCEHPQPAESAPAPLPGLLDRVRQGVDVAGSVVQAMRAPWSAPLLSRTTPAREFARVRLDLADIKHIRRTHGGTVNDVVLAVLTGALRDWMEGSGRKVDGVDVRALIPVNIRGRGDAGGGNQISGYLCDLPVGEPDPVARLKTVRTAMDANKLAGPKKGAGALSMMASWLPPLAHRVGTRLLAAATPMLFDTVVTAVPFPPMVLRLAGAEMREVYPIVPIAPGHRVSIAVSTYRDGVHIGINADAGAVANLGRFADAIVKSTATLHELCA; translated from the coding sequence ATGCCCCCCACGACCCCATTAAGCGGCCTTGACGTCGCTTTCCTGAGCCTGGAACGCGCGAGCACGCCCATGCACGTGGGCGCGGTCGCGGTGTTCCGACCGCGGACCCCGGTCGACCCGGACGAGGTCGCCCGCCTCCTCGCCGACCGGATCGACGCCATGCCGAAGCTGCGCAAGCGGGTTCGGTCCACCCTGTTCCCGCCCGGCGGCGCCGAGTGGGCGTCCACACCGGACTTCCGCGCGGCCGACCAGATCTCGGTGTACCGCCTGCCCGAGGAACTCGACCTGCTCGACGCCTACGCCTCGTCGTGGGTGGAGCGGCCGCTGGACCTGAGCAGGCCGCCGTGGGACCTCCACGTCGTCGCAGGCCTGCCGCACGGCGAGTTCGCGGTGCTGTTCAAGCTGCACCACGCGCTCACCGACGGCGCGGGCGCGGTCGAGATCGCCGCGGGCCTGCTCGACGGGCTCTGCGAGCACCCCCAGCCCGCCGAGTCCGCTCCTGCCCCGCTGCCCGGGCTGCTCGACCGGGTCCGGCAGGGCGTGGACGTCGCCGGGTCGGTGGTCCAGGCGATGCGGGCGCCCTGGTCGGCTCCCCTGCTCAGCCGGACCACGCCCGCCCGCGAGTTCGCCCGCGTGCGGCTCGACCTGGCCGACATCAAGCACATCCGCCGAACCCACGGCGGCACGGTCAACGACGTGGTCCTCGCGGTCCTCACCGGCGCGCTGCGCGACTGGATGGAGGGTTCGGGGCGCAAGGTCGACGGCGTGGACGTGCGAGCCCTGATCCCGGTGAACATCCGCGGCCGGGGCGACGCGGGCGGCGGCAACCAGATCTCCGGCTACCTGTGCGACCTGCCGGTCGGCGAGCCCGATCCGGTCGCCCGGCTCAAGACGGTCCGCACGGCGATGGACGCCAACAAGCTGGCCGGTCCCAAGAAGGGCGCGGGCGCGCTGTCGATGATGGCGTCGTGGCTGCCGCCGCTGGCCCACCGGGTCGGCACCCGGCTGCTCGCGGCGGCGACGCCGATGCTGTTCGACACCGTCGTGACCGCGGTTCCCTTCCCTCCCATGGTGTTGCGGCTGGCGGGCGCGGAGATGCGGGAGGTGTACCCGATCGTGCCGATCGCGCCCGGCCACCGGGTGAGCATCGCCGTGTCGACCTATCGCGACGGTGTCCACATCGGAATCAACGCGGACGCGGGCGCGGTCGCGAACCTCGGCCGGTTCGCCGACGCGATCGTCAAGTCGACAGCGACCCTGCACGAGCTCTGCGCCTGA
- a CDS encoding Stk1 family PASTA domain-containing Ser/Thr kinase, whose protein sequence is MADKGPGLIGALLEQRYRVDALLARGGMSAVYRGLDTRLDRPVAIKVMDSRFADDKSFVERFEREARSAAKIHHPNVVAVHDQGLDGEHVYLVMELVSGGTLRDLLAQRGTLPAPLAVAIMEPVLAALGAAHEAGLIHRDVKPENVLIGAGGVVKVADFGLVRAVASPGTTKSSVILGTVSYLSPEQVEAGTATARGDVYSAGIVFYEMLTGSTPYNGDNALSVAYRHVNEDMPAPGSSTPGIPALLDDLVVRATRRDPESRPADGAAFLRELRSVREQLALPRMRVPVVEAPPIDVAAPVPPAEVAAPVGEDSTRSVAPVLADPEATVRNMPVPNLAVPPPDATVMRQAPTGFSGGGPQGTRAMLRSDLEKVIDSAAANPMPPTGPHPVPHHVGPHSGPIHSGPIHAGPPPPPPPPPSRTKKIIGWGVAGAVVLAVLVTSLWWFTSGRYTEVPLVQGKDSATAEQAIRAADLNPNVTTVRHNDIAAGEVIGTEPGGGTEALRGDEVKLIVSAGRPVVPDVAAGSTVEQAEQLVRAAELQPQRDDGKNVFDEQVAKGTVVRLDPPPGTKLQLGQRVIIVLSKGPAPKPVPDVRNKTREEAFKALQDQGFEPFDGTAEFSADVEGGRVIRTDPAPGTKIAPDASKRVAVVVSNAVTVPDLSNKTVPDAQATLAPLGLELDLGVFTNPNGIIRAQNPPPGTKVQRGTKIGAFAF, encoded by the coding sequence GTGGCGGACAAGGGACCGGGGCTGATCGGGGCACTGCTGGAGCAGCGCTACCGAGTCGACGCGCTGCTCGCGCGCGGGGGCATGTCGGCGGTCTACCGGGGGCTCGACACCCGGCTGGACCGGCCGGTGGCGATCAAGGTGATGGATTCCCGGTTCGCCGACGACAAGTCGTTCGTCGAGCGGTTCGAGCGGGAGGCCCGGTCGGCCGCGAAGATCCACCACCCGAACGTGGTCGCCGTGCACGACCAGGGGCTCGACGGCGAGCACGTCTACCTGGTGATGGAGCTGGTCTCCGGCGGCACCCTGCGTGACCTGCTCGCCCAGCGCGGGACGCTCCCCGCGCCGCTGGCCGTGGCGATCATGGAGCCGGTCCTGGCCGCCCTCGGCGCCGCGCACGAGGCCGGGCTGATCCACCGCGACGTGAAGCCGGAGAACGTGCTGATCGGGGCGGGCGGCGTGGTGAAGGTCGCCGACTTCGGCCTGGTCCGCGCCGTGGCCAGCCCGGGCACGACCAAGAGCAGCGTCATCCTCGGCACCGTGTCCTACCTCTCACCCGAGCAGGTCGAGGCGGGCACCGCCACCGCGCGCGGCGACGTGTACTCCGCTGGCATCGTCTTCTACGAGATGCTGACCGGGAGCACCCCGTACAACGGCGACAACGCCCTGTCGGTGGCTTACCGCCACGTCAACGAGGACATGCCCGCCCCCGGCTCGTCGACTCCCGGCATCCCGGCGCTGCTCGACGACCTGGTGGTCCGGGCGACCCGCCGCGACCCGGAGTCGCGGCCCGCCGACGGCGCCGCGTTCCTCCGCGAGCTGCGGTCGGTCCGCGAACAGCTCGCACTGCCCCGGATGCGGGTGCCGGTGGTCGAGGCGCCGCCGATCGACGTGGCCGCGCCGGTGCCGCCCGCCGAGGTCGCCGCGCCCGTCGGGGAGGACTCCACCCGCTCTGTGGCCCCGGTCCTGGCCGACCCCGAGGCGACCGTCCGGAACATGCCCGTGCCGAACCTGGCGGTACCGCCGCCGGACGCGACGGTGATGCGACAGGCGCCCACGGGGTTCAGCGGCGGCGGTCCACAGGGGACGCGCGCGATGCTGCGATCGGACCTGGAGAAGGTGATCGACTCGGCGGCGGCGAACCCGATGCCGCCGACCGGTCCGCACCCGGTCCCGCACCACGTGGGCCCGCACAGCGGCCCGATCCACAGCGGTCCCATCCACGCGGGCCCGCCCCCTCCTCCCCCGCCGCCGCCGTCGCGGACGAAGAAGATCATCGGCTGGGGCGTGGCGGGCGCGGTGGTTCTGGCGGTGCTGGTCACGTCGCTCTGGTGGTTCACCAGCGGCCGCTACACCGAGGTCCCGCTCGTGCAGGGCAAGGACTCCGCCACCGCCGAGCAGGCGATCCGCGCGGCTGACCTGAACCCGAACGTCACCACGGTCCGGCACAACGACATCGCCGCAGGCGAGGTGATCGGCACCGAGCCCGGCGGCGGCACCGAGGCCCTGCGCGGCGACGAGGTGAAGCTGATCGTGTCCGCCGGGCGCCCGGTCGTGCCGGACGTGGCCGCCGGGTCCACTGTGGAACAGGCCGAGCAGCTGGTGCGCGCGGCCGAACTGCAGCCGCAGCGCGACGACGGCAAGAACGTCTTCGACGAACAGGTTGCCAAGGGCACGGTCGTGCGGCTGGACCCGCCGCCGGGCACGAAGCTGCAACTGGGCCAGCGCGTGATCATCGTGCTGAGCAAGGGGCCTGCCCCGAAACCGGTGCCCGACGTGCGGAACAAGACGCGCGAAGAGGCGTTCAAGGCGTTGCAGGACCAAGGCTTCGAGCCGTTCGACGGGACCGCGGAGTTCTCCGCCGACGTCGAGGGCGGACGGGTCATCCGCACCGATCCCGCGCCGGGGACCAAGATCGCGCCCGACGCGAGCAAACGGGTCGCGGTCGTGGTCTCGAACGCGGTGACCGTGCCCGACCTCAGCAACAAGACGGTTCCGGACGCGCAGGCGACGCTGGCGCCGCTGGGCCTGGAGTTGGACCTGGGCGTGTTCACCAATCCGAACGGGATCATCCGCGCGCAGAACCCGCCGCCCGGCACGAAGGTCCAACGCGGCACCAAGATCGGGGCCTTCGCCTTCTGA